From Acidobacteriota bacterium:
GAGGCCGCCGCGGCCGCAGGCCGCCCCATCACCGTTGCGACGGGCCTGGCCGCGGCCTGTGTCGTCGGCCTGCTGTTGTCGGTGACGGGCGCGCTCGCGTGGTGGCTGCGCGCGGCGCTGGCGCCTGCCGCGCGTGTCCTGCTCGACGCGAATCCGTCGGCATGGGCGATGCCGACGGGCATGTGGCTGGTGGTCTGTGTGGTCGCGCTCGTCGCGATGCTGGCCGCTCCGGTGGTGCTCTACGTGGCCACCCGCGAGGACTGATCGAGCCGGACCGAGACGTGCGTGATTGAGGCAGGCTGGCCTTCGATGGCGATGGCCCCGAACACACGGGGGTGCTCCGGCGGTCTGATGTCGCGCACGAAGAGCGCTTCAGGATGCCCGTTCAGCGTGACGGCGCGCCAGCCGTCGCTGTCGGGCGGCGCGTCGACGCGCACGTCGAGTCCGCCGCGCAACCCCGTTCCCGTTGCCTTGAGCACGGCTTCCTTGCGCGTCCACCACTGGTGGAAGAGCGACATCCGTTCGTCGGCCCCGCATCGCGCCAGGGCCTCGTATTCCTCGGGCGCATAGAACCGCTTCGCGATCGCGAGGAGGTTCCGTCGCGCATCCACGCGCTCCACGTCGATGCCGATTGGACCGGCATCGCAGACCGCCACGGCTGCCAGGCCGCCGCCATGCGCGACGCTCATGTGGAGTGGCTGCGGTCGTCCGTCTCGATACGTCAGCGCTGGCTTTCCTGATGGCAGCGTGACCCATGCGAACTCCGACGGCTCCGATCCCGGCGTGGGTGTGTCAGTGGCCGGGATGATCCGTTGCGTGGCGAGCATCCGCACGCCGACGTGCGCGGCCAGGAACAGCGGTCGTCCGATGGCGTGGAGCGCGTGCCAGCGCGCCAGTTCGCCGGCATCCAGGACTTCCGGCACCCAGTCGGGTTCGCCTTCGATGCCTCGGACGAACGCGATGTCGATTCGAGGCGGCAGCGCGTGCACGGGGACAGGGTACTATGCGGGCGCGATGTCCACGCTGCATCTGCCGTGGGACGACAAGGTCCCGGCAGAGGAGCCCGCTGTCGCCGGGGGCCGCCCTGTCCTGACGGCCATACACGGTGCGAGTCATGTGCGCCTGGCCGCGGTACGGCGCCATGTGCTCGCGCATCTCGGCACCGGCTGCCGCGTGCTCGCCCCCACGCACGAGCAGGCGCACGACGTGGTGCGTCACGTGCTGGCCGGTGAGCCCGCCACGATCGGCGTCGAGCGGGCAGGGTGGGTCGGCTACACCGTGCGTCTGGCCACGCCGTCCCTCATCGCGAGCGGCCTCACGCCCGTCTCTTCTCTCGGCTTCGACGCGATCGTCGCCCGCGTCGTCGGGCGCGCATGCGAACGTGACGCGCTCGCGCACTTCGATCGGGCCAGCCGCCATCCGGGCTTCATCGCGGCGCTCGCCAAGACGATGAGCGACGCGCGCCTGGCCGCGCTCGTTCCCGCCAGCCTCGACGACGGGACGGCGAGGGGGAAGGATCTCGCGTGGCTGCTCGCCGCGATCGAGGACGCGCTGGCGGAGCTGGGACACGCGGACAGGGCAGGCGTGCTGACGCGCGCCGCCGCGGCGGTGCATCGCGGAGACGCTCCCGATCTCGACATCCCGCTCGCGCTCGTCGACATCGGGCTGGCGAGTCGTCTCGACGTGGCGCTGGCGTCGGCGCTCGTCGCGCGCAGTTCCGCCGCGTGCATCGCTGGACCCGATGGCGACACGTGGCTCGCGCGACTGCTGGCGGATCTGCCGGACGTGCGCGATGCGGTGCAGCCTGCCGACCACAGGGACACGCCGGACGCCCTGCGGCGCGTCCATCTCGGTCTGTTCGAGCCGTCGGATCCCGCGAGTGTGGAGCGCGCTGGTGACGCCTCGGTCGACTTCCTGTCCGCACCGGGGGAAGGGCGCGAGTGCGTCGAGGCCGTACGCATGGTTCTCGCGCACGCGGAGCAGGGGACGCCGTTCGACCGCATGGCGGTGGTCATGCGCGCACCGGAGCTCTACGCGAGTCATCTCGAAACGGCCCTGCGTCGCGCGGACATCCCCGCCGTCTTCGGACGTGGCACTCGTCGCCCCGATCCGGCGGGACGCGCGATGCTCGCGGTGCTCGCGTGCGCGTCCGAGGATCTGTCGGCGCGTCGTTTCGCGGAATACCTGTCGCTCGGGCAGGTACCAGTGGTGACAAGGGCGCCGACAGAGCCCGTGCCTGACGAGACGGAGACCTTGGGCATGCGCGAGATGGCCGGAGCGCCGGAGATCGACGCTGTCGAGCCGCTCGACGCGCCAGAGATGGGTGCGCGGCGTCGTCTCTCACCTTGGCGTTGGGAAGCCATCCTGAACGATGCGCAGGTGATCGGCGGTGCCGATCGCTGGCGTCGTCGGTTGGAGGGCCATCGCGAGCAGCTGAAGGTGCGCGCCGATGCCGCGTTGAAGGACGATCCGAGTTCGTCGCGCCACGCGTCGCTCATGCGACAAGTGGCGTGGACGGACGAACTGCTCGCGTTTGCCGGCTCGGTGATGGGCGAGATGGCCGCATGGCCGGACGTGGACGACTGGGGCGGCTGGATCGCGCGGTTGTCCGCGCTCGCGCCCCGCGTCGTTGCGCGGCCCGATCGCGTGCTGGCGGTGCTCGCAGAGCTCCAGCCGCTCGCCGGTGTCGCCGACGTGAGCCTCGACGAGGTGCGGGACGTGTTGCG
This genomic window contains:
- a CDS encoding exodeoxyribonuclease V subunit gamma, with amino-acid sequence MSTLHLPWDDKVPAEEPAVAGGRPVLTAIHGASHVRLAAVRRHVLAHLGTGCRVLAPTHEQAHDVVRHVLAGEPATIGVERAGWVGYTVRLATPSLIASGLTPVSSLGFDAIVARVVGRACERDALAHFDRASRHPGFIAALAKTMSDARLAALVPASLDDGTARGKDLAWLLAAIEDALAELGHADRAGVLTRAAAAVHRGDAPDLDIPLALVDIGLASRLDVALASALVARSSAACIAGPDGDTWLARLLADLPDVRDAVQPADHRDTPDALRRVHLGLFEPSDPASVERAGDASVDFLSAPGEGRECVEAVRMVLAHAEQGTPFDRMAVVMRAPELYASHLETALRRADIPAVFGRGTRRPDPAGRAMLAVLACASEDLSARRFAEYLSLGQVPVVTRAPTEPVPDETETLGMREMAGAPEIDAVEPLDAPEMGARRRLSPWRWEAILNDAQVIGGADRWRRRLEGHREQLKVRADAALKDDPSSSRHASLMRQVAWTDELLAFAGSVMGEMAAWPDVDDWGGWIARLSALAPRVVARPDRVLAVLAELQPLAGVADVSLDEVRDVLRDRLTQLAVPPPAPRYGSLFVGTPDQVRGRTFDVVCVLGLSERVFPQRSRQDPLLLDRERAQVSPDLPTDDARVAAERLQLRLAAGAAARALVVSYASMETAQARPRVPSFYAIDVQRAVTGRVPGYESLMREAQQRSGARLSWPAPQDPTSAIDAAEHDLSMLQRYLHGPGTDIAGRARYLFELNPALRRSLLARHQRLARAWSPHDGLVAAPEALAAHRLQARAYSASALQRFASCPYQFYLSTILRLQPREEAAPLVTLDPLTRGSMVHEMLAEIMRELIARDWAPLPDAHVMEAQAVADRFVTRIAGEYQDRLSPPIVRVWEDAVAAIRRDIHEWIRRLPADGARWTPARVEIGVGFSGGFGRDEASHREDVILPDGTRLHGVVDLLERGGDAEWRITDYKTGRHRLPDSAVVNGGRTLQPILYAMAVEAAFGGHVVASRLYYCTEDGGFEDHPWAVAGVVGEQTRQQGLEVLAIIDHAIQDGRLPAAPADEACTWCDFATVCGPGAQGVPARKDARALTELRLLRRMK
- a CDS encoding 4'-phosphopantetheinyl transferase superfamily protein, whose amino-acid sequence is MHALPPRIDIAFVRGIEGEPDWVPEVLDAGELARWHALHAIGRPLFLAAHVGVRMLATQRIIPATDTPTPGSEPSEFAWVTLPSGKPALTYRDGRPQPLHMSVAHGGGLAAVAVCDAGPIGIDVERVDARRNLLAIAKRFYAPEEYEALARCGADERMSLFHQWWTRKEAVLKATGTGLRGGLDVRVDAPPDSDGWRAVTLNGHPEALFVRDIRPPEHPRVFGAIAIEGQPASITHVSVRLDQSSRVAT